Proteins encoded within one genomic window of Candidatus Giovannonibacteria bacterium:
- a CDS encoding dienelactone hydrolase family protein, translating into MNNDYLVKPKRANGAGVVLIQEWWGVNQQIKGVADRLAGEGYFVLAVDLYEGKITERPEEAEEMKNAVKDEFALRRVGEAIEKLKSEGIAPAKTAVWGFCFGGSVAFKSAAADLGAGAYVIYYGSMVTDDKAVLAKIQKPILGIFGGQDKAIPQLLVESFQKNLNELGKTNEIYVYPEADHAFFNEERPKYNAAASADCWGKTLAFFKKHLKIS; encoded by the coding sequence ATGAATAACGACTATCTCGTAAAACCAAAAAGGGCAAATGGGGCGGGAGTTGTGCTCATCCAGGAATGGTGGGGCGTGAACCAGCAGATAAAAGGCGTGGCCGACCGCCTGGCCGGCGAGGGCTACTTCGTATTGGCAGTTGACTTGTACGAAGGCAAAATCACGGAGAGGCCCGAGGAAGCCGAGGAAATGAAAAACGCCGTAAAAGACGAGTTCGCGCTCCGAAGAGTCGGCGAAGCCATAGAAAAGTTAAAATCGGAGGGCATCGCGCCGGCAAAAACCGCGGTGTGGGGATTTTGTTTTGGAGGGTCAGTTGCTTTCAAATCCGCGGCGGCGGACTTGGGCGCCGGGGCTTACGTAATTTACTACGGCAGCATGGTTACCGACGACAAAGCGGTTTTGGCCAAAATCCAAAAACCAATCTTGGGAATCTTCGGCGGGCAGGACAAGGCCATCCCGCAGCTATTAGTGGAGAGCTTTCAAAAAAATCTAAACGAGCTCGGAAAAACAAATGAAATCTACGTTTATCCCGAAGCCGACCATGCGTTTTTCAACGAAGAGCGTCCAAAATACAATGCCGCCGCCTCTGCCGATTGCTGGGGCAAAACCCTTGCTTTCTTCAAAAAACACCTAAAGATATCTTAA
- a CDS encoding class I tRNA ligase family protein translates to MFDEKEILEFWEKNKIFEKSVSKRKGKKNFVFFEGPPTANGVPGVHHVESRAFKDVVLRYKTMKGFFAPRRAGWDTHGLPVEVEVEKTLGLKNKKDIEKFGVAAFNKKCRESVWKYKELWEKLTARMGFWIDMAHPYITYENNYVESLWWVIKEFAQKKYLYEDYKVVPWCARCGTALSSHELAQGYEEVKEESVYVKFPISNPPAGRAGFQFPNSYFLVWTTTPWTLPGNVALAVNPKVEYVMLEIRGEKLVLAEERIKIIGADYKIIKKIKGADLVGLKYEPLYPNKAPCRVVAGDFVSTEEGTGIVHIAPAFGDDDFSLSKKYDLPVLATTSEQGIMQTPGKPWNNLWFKKADKMIIDDLKSRGLLFKTESYEHDYPFCWRCKNPLMYLARKTWWVDVNAVRPKLLRNNQKINWLPSHIKDGRMGEWLKEKKNWAFSRERFWGTPLPVWKCGPPAGGCGKWEAVGSIEELKKRAVTSGNRYFVMRHGEAESNVKNIVNGDINKNHYRLTERGRKQVGAAADEMLKKKIKIDIIFASPFLRAQETARILGEKLGVSQENVKIDPRFGEAYWGIFDDTDPAKYHVYYKNPLDKFTKAPPGGESFMDVKKRVWDAFSEIESRYKNKTILIISHEDSIWMLWAAAEGKNNTESLLESEKRPQFVKTAEFIELSPNFSALPRDENLVLDLHKPFIDDVKLKCGCGGEMRRIPEVIDAWFDSGSMPFAQNHYPFETKKLNYPADYIVEAVDQTRGWFYGLLAVSALLGKSAPYKNAISLGHVLDKNGKKMSKSLGNVVDPMALIEKYGADATRWYFFTINQPWDSKFFKDEDVKDASRRFFMILWNVLQFWKLYEKIGGSRSGGGNLSPNPLPLRRGGGERVGLLINRWATLKLQETINIVTKKLDAYDIVGAARDLENFIVEDVSRWYVRRIRDVMKAPTSEGVGAPTSAKPSVGETSSVLAYLLGEVSKLLAPFAPFISEKIWMELGNKNSVHLEDWPSSNKKIDTDLLSGMSFVRSFASTALTKRAEENIRVRQPLQRFSIKYDGKAPKYWDELVKILKDEINVKEVVLEKGRGQDAPPFELDLKITPELREEGILRDLIREIQAARKAAGLKPKDKVAAQISLPRETLEIAKKHEKDLIKETNLKSLQFSESQETKISLQ, encoded by the coding sequence ATGTTTGATGAAAAGGAAATTTTGGAATTTTGGGAGAAAAATAAGATTTTTGAGAAGTCCGTTTCTAAAAGAAAGGGTAAAAAAAACTTCGTTTTTTTTGAAGGGCCGCCGACGGCCAACGGCGTTCCCGGCGTGCACCACGTTGAATCGCGCGCGTTTAAGGATGTAGTTTTAAGATACAAAACCATGAAGGGTTTTTTCGCGCCGCGCCGCGCGGGGTGGGACACCCACGGGTTACCTGTTGAAGTTGAAGTGGAAAAAACCTTGGGGCTGAAAAATAAAAAAGACATAGAAAAATTCGGCGTTGCCGCTTTCAATAAAAAATGCCGAGAGTCGGTTTGGAAATACAAAGAACTTTGGGAAAAGCTGACTGCCCGGATGGGCTTTTGGATAGACATGGCGCATCCTTATATCACTTATGAAAATAATTATGTAGAATCTCTCTGGTGGGTTATCAAAGAATTTGCCCAAAAAAAGTATTTGTACGAGGACTACAAAGTTGTTCCTTGGTGCGCGCGCTGCGGGACAGCGCTTTCTTCACATGAGCTTGCGCAGGGGTATGAAGAAGTAAAAGAAGAATCGGTATACGTTAAATTTCCAATTTCCAACCCGCCTGCCGGACGGGCAGGTTTCCAATTTCCAAACTCTTACTTTCTTGTCTGGACCACAACTCCCTGGACTCTGCCGGGGAACGTTGCTTTGGCGGTAAATCCGAAAGTTGAATATGTGATGTTAGAGATTAGAGGCGAGAAGTTGGTGTTAGCCGAAGAGCGAATTAAAATCATCGGCGCAGATTACAAAATTATTAAAAAAATCAAAGGAGCCGACTTGGTTGGTCTAAAATACGAACCGCTTTATCCAAATAAGGCGCCATGCCGTGTTGTTGCCGGAGATTTTGTTTCAACCGAGGAAGGAACGGGAATAGTGCATATAGCGCCGGCTTTCGGAGACGACGATTTTTCGCTCTCCAAAAAATATGATTTGCCTGTTCTTGCTACGACAAGCGAACAGGGCATTATGCAAACTCCAGGAAAGCCGTGGAATAATTTGTGGTTCAAAAAAGCGGACAAGATGATAATTGACGATTTAAAATCGCGCGGGCTTCTTTTTAAAACCGAGTCATACGAACATGATTATCCATTTTGCTGGCGATGTAAAAATCCGCTGATGTACCTTGCGCGCAAAACCTGGTGGGTGGATGTAAACGCCGTCAGGCCGAAGCTTTTGCGAAATAATCAAAAAATAAATTGGCTTCCTTCGCATATTAAAGACGGGCGAATGGGCGAGTGGCTGAAAGAAAAAAAGAACTGGGCTTTTTCCCGCGAGCGGTTTTGGGGAACGCCCTTGCCGGTTTGGAAGTGCGGTCCGCCAGCTGGCGGATGCGGAAAATGGGAAGCCGTCGGCTCAATTGAGGAATTAAAAAAACGCGCAGTGACTTCCGGAAACAGATATTTTGTAATGAGACACGGCGAGGCAGAAAGCAATGTAAAAAACATTGTCAATGGCGACATCAATAAAAACCATTACCGCCTCACCGAGCGGGGTAGAAAACAAGTTGGGGCGGCGGCAGATGAGATGCTCAAGAAAAAAATCAAGATAGACATTATTTTCGCCTCGCCGTTTTTGCGCGCGCAGGAAACCGCGCGGATTCTTGGAGAAAAGTTGGGGGTGAGTCAGGAAAATGTCAAAATTGACCCACGGTTCGGGGAAGCATATTGGGGGATTTTTGATGATACTGACCCTGCCAAATATCACGTTTATTATAAAAATCCGTTGGATAAATTCACAAAAGCTCCGCCGGGCGGGGAATCGTTTATGGACGTTAAAAAAAGGGTTTGGGATGCGTTTTCCGAGATTGAATCAAGGTATAAAAATAAAACTATTTTAATAATAAGCCACGAGGATTCTATTTGGATGCTTTGGGCGGCTGCGGAAGGCAAAAATAATACGGAGTCGCTTCTGGAAAGCGAAAAGCGCCCCCAGTTTGTAAAAACCGCGGAGTTTATTGAATTAAGCCCTAACTTTTCAGCGCTCCCGCGGGACGAAAATTTAGTTCTGGATTTACATAAGCCCTTTATTGACGACGTTAAACTGAAATGTGGATGCGGAGGCGAGATGCGGAGAATTCCGGAGGTGATTGACGCGTGGTTTGATTCCGGAAGTATGCCTTTTGCGCAAAATCATTATCCGTTTGAAACTAAAAAATTAAATTACCCTGCTGATTATATAGTTGAAGCGGTAGACCAGACGCGGGGGTGGTTTTATGGTCTTTTGGCCGTAAGCGCTCTTTTGGGCAAAAGTGCGCCGTATAAAAACGCGATTTCGCTCGGGCATGTTTTGGATAAAAATGGCAAGAAAATGTCCAAGTCGCTGGGGAACGTCGTTGACCCGATGGCGCTGATAGAAAAATACGGGGCGGACGCGACGCGCTGGTATTTTTTTACAATCAACCAGCCGTGGGATTCCAAATTTTTCAAAGATGAAGACGTCAAGGACGCTTCGCGGAGATTTTTCATGATTTTGTGGAACGTGCTGCAATTTTGGAAACTTTACGAGAAAATTGGCGGCAGCAGGAGCGGTGGAGGCAACCTCTCCCCCAACCCCCTCCCCTTACGAAGGGGAGGGGGGGAGAGGGTGGGGTTATTGATTAACCGCTGGGCCACTCTCAAACTCCAAGAAACAATTAATATCGTCACAAAAAAACTGGACGCCTACGACATCGTCGGCGCGGCGCGTGATTTGGAAAATTTTATCGTTGAAGATGTCTCGCGCTGGTATGTCCGCAGAATTCGCGATGTGATGAAAGCCCCGACGTCTGAAGGAGTCGGGGCTCCGACCTCGGCAAAGCCGAGCGTCGGAGAAACCAGCTCCGTTTTGGCATATCTTTTGGGTGAAGTTTCAAAACTCCTCGCGCCCTTCGCGCCGTTTATTTCCGAAAAGATATGGATGGAGCTCGGGAATAAAAATAGCGTGCATTTGGAGGATTGGCCTTCCTCAAATAAAAAAATAGACACGGATTTGTTGAGCGGCATGAGTTTTGTAAGATCATTTGCGTCTACGGCATTAACGAAACGCGCGGAAGAAAATATAAGAGTGCGCCAGCCACTACAAAGGTTTTCAATTAAATACGACGGCAAAGCGCCGAAGTATTGGGATGAACTTGTGAAAATTTTGAAAGACGAAATCAATGTTAAAGAAGTTGTTTTAGAAAAAGGCAGAGGTCAAGATGCCCCTCCATTCGAGCTTGATCTCAAAATCACCCCCGAACTTCGCGAAGAAGGAATCCTCCGCGACCTCATCCGCGAAATTCAAGCCGCAAGGAAGGCCGCGGGGCTTAAACCAAAAGATAAAGTTGCCGCCCAAATTTCCTTGCCCAGAGAAACTTTAGAGATTGCCAAAAAACACGAAAAAGATTTAATTAAAGAAACAAACTTAAAGTCTCTCCAATTTTCCGAATCTCAAGAAACAAAAATTTCGCTGCAATAG
- a CDS encoding type II toxin-antitoxin system YoeB family toxin — MRLRPLGKHVLRRIKKWRLEKKWQKAVALFLINPQHPSLNSELMEPKHRGIYSFRIDKKYRALYFIEDEELEIFQITKHYRK; from the coding sequence ATGAGACTTAGGCCACTTGGAAAGCACGTCTTGCGGCGAATCAAAAAATGGCGTCTTGAAAAGAAATGGCAAAAAGCCGTTGCTTTGTTTTTAATAAATCCTCAACATCCGTCGCTTAATTCGGAACTTATGGAGCCGAAGCATCGCGGCATTTATTCTTTTCGGATTGATAAAAAATATCGAGCGCTGTATTTCATTGAAGATGAGGAATTAGAGATTTTCCAGATCACTAAACATTATAGAAAATAA
- a CDS encoding GIY-YIG nuclease family protein, with amino-acid sequence MFYVYVLESIKNSKLYIGYTNDLRKRLDEHNRGLNFSTKPFRPWRLIYYEACLNKVDAGRREKYLKTNIGARMLKRRLKEYFYKA; translated from the coding sequence ATGTTCTATGTTTACGTGTTGGAAAGCATAAAAAATAGCAAGTTGTACATAGGTTACACGAACGACCTTAGGAAAAGGTTGGATGAACATAATCGAGGACTTAATTTTTCGACCAAGCCATTTCGGCCGTGGCGGCTTATTTATTACGAGGCGTGTCTTAATAAGGTTGATGCTGGGCGTCGAGAAAAATATCTAAAAACCAATATTGGCGCTAGAATGTTAAAGCGTCGATTAAAAGAATATTTTTATAAAGCATAA
- the recO gene encoding DNA repair protein RecO, with protein MASEYFKTEGLIIKKMPFGEADFLVRVLTRDFGKMDALAKGARKTASKLNPHLDTLNHIRMQFVKNGERIPTLMDAEIIAKYNDWFSDADKLSVMGRILQVIDVVIFPGASDEKLFFILLDFFKTSKSEVEALNFLRDFFKHEGYGGTLPPEFEERIIKLWPHLKN; from the coding sequence ATGGCGAGCGAATACTTTAAAACTGAAGGATTGATTATTAAAAAAATGCCGTTTGGAGAGGCGGATTTTTTGGTGAGGGTTTTAACGCGCGATTTCGGCAAGATGGACGCGCTCGCGAAAGGAGCTCGGAAAACCGCTTCAAAGCTGAATCCGCATTTGGATACTTTAAACCATATCCGCATGCAATTCGTTAAAAATGGAGAAAGAATTCCGACATTGATGGACGCCGAGATTATCGCTAAATATAATGATTGGTTTTCGGACGCGGACAAGCTTTCCGTTATGGGCAGAATTTTACAGGTGATTGACGTGGTTATTTTTCCGGGGGCTTCGGACGAGAAATTATTTTTTATTCTGCTGGATTTTTTTAAAACATCAAAAAGTGAGGTTGAGGCGCTCAATTTTCTCCGCGACTTTTTTAAACATGAGGGCTACGGCGGCACTTTGCCACCGGAATTTGAAGAGCGTATAATAAAGTTGTGGCCTCACTTGAAGAATTAA